In the Sorghum bicolor cultivar BTx623 chromosome 4, Sorghum_bicolor_NCBIv3, whole genome shotgun sequence genome, CGCAGAAGAGGAAGATGGACACGCACACGACGGCAATGCCGTAGAAGGGGTTGCAGCTGCCGTCGTCGACCTCATCGACGACGCCCTCGTCGTCGGCGTTCCTCGCCTGGAGCTGGTGCCTTGGGTACAATTTGAGCATGGTGATACAGCACCAGTGAGTGCGTGAGAAGCTGCTTGCGTGCAGCTCTTCAATCGTGTGCACTGATGCCATGAACGAAACGTTTTCGCGGCAATTTATAGTGTTCTCCATGGGGGGTTTTTGGTTTGGCACCAGGCGGCTTTAGCGTGTCACTGCTGCAGTTTGGTCAATATTTTCATGGCGAATTTTAATAAATGAACATTCAGCCACCTGTTCATATACTACGCATGTGTGACTTTATCCGGATGAACAATTCATAATTAATAATGGATTACAATTACATATACGTATTACTACTGACCACCGCCCGGCGGAATTGAGAGCTATGGCTTGTTCGACACGGTGTGTCCAGCCGCCGGCACGGCCACGTACAGGAACTGCACGGCGGCCGACCCTCTCTGTACCAGCGATATAGTTTTCCAAACGGGCCgcccggcacggcacggcacgggcacgggcGCAACATGGCACGGCACGGCTAGGCACGGGCACGGCAGGCACGGCGGCACGCCGTGCCGTGCCTGATAGTGCCAACGTGCCGTGGTGATGGCCCAGGCACGGCACTATCAAGCAGAAATCGTGTCGTGCCGTGCCAACAGGCCCGATGGCACGGCAGTGCCCGTGCCAGCCCAGGCACGGCCACATTTTTGATAAAATACTTCATTAGACTCTGAATTAAGTCAACAAGCAGATTATGATATCTAAATTGCCACAAAAGAACCAGAGAAAGAAAACCAAAGGAAACACACGAGCTAAGAAAATAGGAGCATGTGCAATGGCTGCCTCATTAAAACCTGCTAGGTAAAACTCACCCTTGTGAGAAACCCTAGTCAGGAAAAGGAAAAAGAGTACAGCCTAGCCCTCTAAAAGTTCAATACTTCAATGTTCTTACTTGTCCAAATTCTCATATTACAAACCCTTCAAgccaaaataaagaataaacaTGAAGACTATGACTAATGCTCTAATGCAGGCCCAAGTCTTCAAATGCTTCAAGCTCCCAGACTCTTCATGCTTCAAGCTCTAGGTCCCAGCTGCAAAAGAACAGAGTTAGAATAGGAATAGGTTAAGAGACATCAGTTAGCAACAAAAAAAGTTTGAGGTGTTATTTACCTTGGCGACCGGAGCACTAATCAAGATAGAGTTGTTCAAACTCTTCTTCAAGCTCCTTGTCCTCCACATTGTGTTGTAGCCGTGCCTCCGCCAGCTCCCAATCCTTGATGCAGGTAAGCCACTCCACCGTCTTCGGCTTTAGCCTCCTCCGCCGCTCCTCGATGATCCTACCAGTCATACTAAACGTAGATTCTGAAGATATGGTAGACACAGGAACAGTTAAAATATCTTTAGCCATGATGGACAGCACTGGATATGTCAGTTTGTGCTCATGCCACCATCTCAAGATGTCAAATGCATCATCCAACTGGCTCACAGTGTCACAGCCAAGTATGAGACAAGTTCAGAAGAATTTGAAGCTGTAGTAGTTGCAGCATGCAGCAAAGCAGTAGCAGATGTATCTCTAGACAGGTTAAGAGTAGAATGCAGTATTGAAATACCTCCACCAGAAGAGCCAGAATCATCATCATATATTTCATCCCAAGCAGATCTTTTCTTACCAGATAGGTTTTGAGGGACAGTCCTCCTCAACCTAACAGCACCAAACTTCTCTTCATACTTATTGTAAACATCAGTAAGCCTAGCTCTAGTGCCAACCTGGTAAGCACTGTAATCTGTACTGGTAAGGTTCCTCAACAACCTTAACACTTTTGAAAAACCCTTCATTTTAGCTCTAGGGTCCAAGATGAATGCAAAAGAATAGAGCAAAGGTATGTCCCtccaatatttattatatttgtctaccataGGTTGAACAACATCTCTTAGGTGAATGTCATTATAGCAATCTTAACCAAATAATGCAGCATAAGTGGAGATGTAGGATAGTAAACACCAGACAATGCAACAGTAGCATCATAGAACAGTTCAAGAAACTTAAGTATTTTTTCAGCAACAGACCAATGTTCTTCAGTTAAAAGCAATTCACCTTGCTCACTTCTAGGATAGTTTGCATGCATGAAAGTAGTGAAAGGTTCTTTGTGAGGAAACAAAGTCTTAAGCATTAGATATGTAGAGTTCCACCTTACATCCATGTCCAACTGAAACTTTCTAGGCCTATAACTAGCAGCAATGCAATAGttcttatatgctgctattcTTTGGTTAGATGAGTTTAAAAATGATATTGCAGTTCTAAAAACTTCAATCAAAGGTTTAAGATATTCAAGTGCCTCCTTAACAATCAGGTTTATTATATGGCATGCACAACGCTGATGCAAGAACATAGTACTAACAGCAGATTCAGGATGTCTTGGATCCTCTGAAGGAACATCAAGATTAAGATAGGTAGACAAAATTGGTCTAAGCAAACGCATGGCAGACACATTAGATGAAGCATTGTCCAAAGTAACAGCAAACACCTTTTGAAGCACACCATACTCAGCAAGAACAGATGCAACTCTATCAGCAATGTTTTGTCTATTATGAGAACAGTCAATAAGCACAAGACCAAGAACCCTCTTTTCAAGTTGCCAATCAGGGTTTATGTAATGAGCAACAACACTAAGGTAATCCTCCTTAGCTTTGCCAGACCATATATCAGAAGTAAGGCACACACAATTAATTGCATCAGAAGATAACACCTCAACAAGCTTACTTTTTCTATCAGAAAACATTTTAGCCAAGTCTCTAGTAGTGGTTTGTGTAGAGACAGCCTTGAATCTAGGATTGTGAGCATTAACAATGTATTCCTCAAATGCAGCAGATTCACCCAAGCTGATAGCAACATCTACCCTAGAAAGGAACCTACACAGTTCAGTACGAGCACGCAACGGACAGTACTCCCAATTACGCATAGAACCATCAGGATTAAAAGAGATGTGGGTCTGACTATACCCCCcttattttctcttttctcttaGCACACTTATCCCTATGCCGACGGAGGTGGCCAGTGCCACTAGCAGATCTACCAGAGTACTGCTTCTTACAGTGGATGCAGATGGCGCCATACCTTATTTCCTTACCTTTGGGACCCATTTTGAAGAGCTTCTTGAAATCATTCCATACATCAGAGGTAGACGGACGGGATAgatggtcgtcgtcgtcgccgtcgccggcttCGGCACCAGTTACGTCAGCTTCAAGGTCGATGGGGTCCACTGCGTCAGCGCCTCTACCGGGTACAGCGTCAGGGCCGAAGAGCTCTTCAAGCTCTTCGTCGCCCATGTCGTCCTCATCGGAATCACTAGGGAGGTCACGCTGCCTCTCCATCTCTTCGGCCATGGCAGTCACACTAGCCTCTGTCTCTGAGACAGGTAGACGGAGCCCCGGCCGGCAGCGTCCTGACGGATCCGCCGCCTCCTATCCTCAACCTTGAAACGGGTGGCGACGGCGACGGAGCAGCAGCTCCGAGCAGCAGCGAATCGGCAGATCTGCACAAACAAGGTGAACGAATCAAAACATTAGCAGCAGCAGAGGAAGAGAAGACAGTAGAGGAGTGGGGACTGGGGAAGCTTGCTGACCTGCTttgtcggagctccggcgaagTATCTGCCGTTGCTGCTGCCGGAGGCCAAGATGTAGGCGTGGGCGCAACGGCGATCCGCCGTCGCGCACGCCCCTGCTGGTCGCCCTTCGCCACGGTTGACGCCTGACGGAGACGacgggggaggggaggggattgGAGTCTTCGCGGCGGCCGAAAGCGCTCAGCGGCGGCCGGAAGCGGAGCAACGGAGAAAGAGGAATGGAACTAGGGTTAGGGTCTGGAGTGAGGAAGGAAGCCGGAAGCGGAACGGGCGAACGGGGTCACCGGTGGCGGACTGGAGTGGGGGCGTGGCACTGGGAGCGGGCGAGCGGCCGGGCGGTTTATATAGCGCTGCGTCTCCAACCCTAATGCCAACGGCTGAGATCACTCGGGGCGGGGATCCGACGGCTGCTGCGTCTCCAACCCCGTGCCTGATGCGGGCCAGGCCGTTTAGCCGGGCCGTGCCCATGCTGGCCCATGGGCTGAAgtggcggcccaggcacgggcACGAGTGCGGGCCGTGCCTGGCACGGGCACGTAGGCTGCCGGGCcgggccgtgcttgggccgggCTTTTCTGTGTCGTGCCTGGGCCGGCCCAGCGTGCCTGGCCCGTTTGGAAAAGTTTAACCAGCGATGCCGATACACCGTtccataaatatttttttctcataataaatcaataaatagTATTTTCAACAATAATTTATCATCGAGAATTTCGTGACCAATCTCAACTCACAGATAATAACGAACAAAAAAATTAATACATGTTCGATGTATCCTAGGAATATGAGATGGATGTAGATTTGGCCTATAAAGAATTTAGTCAGCGTTGTCTACTGAGGAAACGAAATAGATTATTGATGTTCCATTGTGAGCAACACACCACCCTGATATGCCAACCTCCCATCATTCCTATGCTTATCCTCACATGACCACAATTTGGAAAAAATCTTGCAATAACTAATTATTAGTTTACTCATTTGTAGCTTACTTTTTAATATTATGAGATGCACTACAAAATGAGGGGAAAGAAAAAagtctaataaaaaacaaaacatcATACTACAAGAATTTTTTTTGCGAGAAATACTACAAGAATGAGAAAGTAAAATGTGCGCATGTGCTCTTAGCACATGGACCATCGGATTCACATTGAGATGTGTGCGTGCACTTATTATACTAAGATGTGTGCATGTACATTTCTTAATACAAATCCAGTGCTCTATGTGCTAAGAGCACATGTCCTTAAGGGAAAAAAAACCTTCCTGCAAGAATATGAATACTATGAATTGTGGATGATATAATACATTGGTGATTTATGGTTTGGTAGTTCTTGGCCCGTAACCTGTTCACACTGCAATCTAAGGGTTTGTTGGTTACGAGTGGTAAAGTTTACcgcccatcacatcaaatgtttggacgcatgaagtactaaaataaattatttatgaaactaaaattaTGGCTAGAGAGTAATTAGAAAGATGAATAttatgagcctaattagtctatgattagacactaattatcaaataaaataaaaatactacagtacttgttaaactttaaccacgccaaccaaacaccccctaactaTGCTTCCTTAAGTTTGGTTTtatgaccttgtttagtttatcctaaaattcaaaaactttttaagattcttcatcacatcgaatcttgcgtcacatgcatggagcattaaatatagataaaaaataactaattgtatagtttgtctgtaatttgtgagacgaatcttttaaacctagttagtccaaggTTAGACAATAGTTATCAAATACTATTATGTCTCATAATGTCTGTTGTTTGGGAATATAACCGCTTTCACAAATAAGCTTCCCAAGCGACGTATAAAATGGGACAGAGGtggtacaaacgaaagtactgcaCTATAATTGATACCAGCTCAACCGTTACGGGCCCATAGAATGCAGATCCAGCCCACCATCTGGCGCTAACGGATCCAGTTGCCTACTTCCTCGCGCACTcacagtaaggccttgtttatttccaaaaaagtttgcaaaatataaacagtaaaattttcgtttgtatttgacaaatattgtccaaccataggcTAActagtttaaaagattcatctcgcaaattacatgtaaactttgtaattagttacttttttacttatatttaatgcttcatgcatgtgccgtaagattagaTGTAACGAGGAATCTcgaacattttgcaaaatatttggggaagtaaacaagccctaacaaacaaatcaacggTACTTCCTAGTGTCCACTTATGAGAGGCAATATCTTAATGCACATATTGGTCAAAATATTTAGGCCCCGTTTCGATATTTGGAATTGaatttattttaataattataAAATGTTGGTAACATTGTTTGGTAAAAGAGTTGTCGATTTTTTATATGTGAATTATATTTGTATATTATTGTTGGCTATATTAGAAagatacttatggtttgtactTCTACCATAGGGGGAACGAGTTGAAGAGTGTgctataagagcaactccaacatatATGGTATCCATCTTATCTAGgctattttttagatttttgaaATAAAAATTAAAGTCTAATAGGTGTGTTATCTGGTTTACTAAAATAACAAGTTTGCTATCCCTAAAGTTTCgcttgccatagatagtacgtcgtcctcactagctatcctaTACCTAGGCTATTGTAGAACTCTACACTTTaggtgagttttttattttacaaaatagctaaatcttgtagtttagaatataagtttacctagtctcttggagatgctctaagttgCAAAGTAGAAATATAGAATGGTGATCTATAAAATCAAATTTCATCTCCCACCTTATGAATTTAAGATAGGTTTATTAAGTAGATTTTAATTCCTCCAAATGAAATGGTCCAAACAGCCCCTTATTGATTTATACATAGCAAGACCAGGAACAGTAGACTTTAGGACCTGATCAAAATACTTATAATGATCTTATACAGTATATTCAGAAGGTCACTTTCATGGAATGGGAATATCTTGGTAACTATACTCCAACAAGTTTGGCAGGAACAAACTGAGTCCTAGTTTGCTGATCAATTCAAAGATCTCTTTGTGCCCAAATATCTGAATTTGTTTGAAAAATCTCAGGTTGTCATGCACTGAAATGTTCCTCATTTATATGTTATACAAAGATATCGCAAACCTGTGCAAGATTTCAAACAAGGATCCCAAAATGCAAATCTGTTGTCATGAAAGAAAAAGAGGATAACGTGACCTATGCAAATTCACACGAAAATTTGGAAAGACTCACAACAATCTTGCCGAAAAAGCACCAAGCTAGCGTCATGCATGAAAGAAGCCAATCCTGTGCCTGTCCGTGCTTCCTCTTTTTCCTCTATTTCAGTCAGTCACTCATCCATCCCGATCTGCAGAGGCAAGCCATCAGCGCGCGGCAGCAGCAGTTGACAACGAGATCATGACGATGTGGGCTGCCACTGCCGGCCTGCCCTCGAGCTCTCCTACCTACTCTACGAGCCAGCGGTTCTTGGAGACAAGCAAAATTAACGTAGCAAACACGGGTCGAGGTCGAGGATGCTGGTCCATGCGGACTGGCATGGGGTTGGCCGATTGGGCTGTCAACGCGCGCGTTGCAGTATAGACTATAGAGGGGGTAACGCTAATGGACTGTGGATTTCTGCAAATATTTTAAGCAAGTAGGAGAAGAAGAGATTACAGCTCGCACTACAGTAGCACTACTGCGGCGACCATGACTCAGCCTGCGATCCTACCGGTACCGGCGCGGCCGTCGTCACCCGTCGACGCGGCGAGAGATCGGACCTGCAGAGCGGGCACGTGACGTGCATCTGCAGCCACGCGTCGATGCAGCCGACGTGGAAGAGGTGCCGGCACTCGGGCAGGCTCCGCACCATCTCGCCGCCGCGAAGGTCCTCCAGGCACACGGCGCACGTCGTCACTCCGTCTCCTCCGCCGCCCGCGGCCGCGGCGGGGCGGTGCTGCTGCTGGTACGGGGACTTGGGCAGCGCGCTGATGTCTATTTCGGCAAGCCCGCAGCACACGACTCTGCTGGCTCGCGCGGCGGCGGTGGGAAACGCCGTGCCGGTGCCAGCGGCAGCAGGACGACCCGCCGCGGCCGCGACGACGCCGGTCAGGCACCAGGtggcgccggcgacgagcacggcGGCCAAGGCGACGAAGGCGCACGCCTCCCAGATGATGACGGACGCGGCGAGCACGCACGACGCGGCGAGCAGCGAGCAGGACTCCCCCGCCACGGTTGCCAAGCCGCCGTAGCCGCCGCCGAGGACGTCGTCGACATAGACGACAGACTCGCCGGAGAGCACCGTCGGCGTCGTGTACAACCTTGGCATGATCGGTACAAGTAGAACGTAGTACTTTTTTGTGCTATACACTCGCTAGCTGGCGCGGCACTTGCGGGCAAAGCGTTTAGCGCGCGCGGCATTAAGTAGTCCGTCGCTGCTTCATCAGGAGGCAGCGTCGTACCAACGCATGcaggttaggccttgtttagttcccaaaaaattttgtaaatttttttcagatttcccgttacatcgaatcttttaacgcatacatgaagtattaaatatagacaaaaataaaaactaattacacagtttggtcggaattgacgagacgcatcttttgagtctaattagttaatgattgaacaatatttgtcaaatacaaaatgctacagtgtcggtttcccaaattttttggaactaaacaaggccttagtaccaCGGAGTATATTTAATCAAAAAATTTAGGAGCGCATCAGGTTCAAATAGATTGCTGCGGAAACGGCAGTACGTAACCATGTGTTCGTTGGCAATGTTTATCTTATCGCCGTGTCCAGTCTGAACGCCGGTTGCAGCGCGTCTTTTGCGTCTAGAAGATGATGTTGGGTTGGCAGCGACAGGGGCGGACACTGAAAATATTGTATATACGCAACAAGGAATAAAATATCTGTTCTGTTAATTGGATCTCCCGCGGTCTCGCCCAAGTGAACAATTTGCTTATCCACCAATGCGTAGTTGTTGAAAAATTATagatttaggtcttgtttagttcccaaaaaattttgcaaaatttttcagattttccatcacatcgaatctttagacgcatgtatggagtattaaatatagatgaaaataaaaactaattgcacagtttggtcaaaattgacgagacgaatcttttgagcctagttagtccatgattggataatttttgtcaaatacaaacgaaattactacagtgttgattttgcaaaattttttggaactaaacaaggccttaagagtGTTCTTCTTTTGGTGACAGACGGCGTACTAATTGACAGTGCAATATCTATTGATCTTCTG is a window encoding:
- the LOC8085598 gene encoding probable E3 ubiquitin-protein ligase ATL45 — protein: MPRLYTTPTVLSGESVVYVDDVLGGGYGGLATVAGESCSLLAASCVLAASVIIWEACAFVALAAVLVAGATWCLTGVVAAAAGRPAAAGTGTAFPTAAARASRVVCCGLAEIDISALPKSPYQQQHRPAAAAGGGGDGVTTCAVCLEDLRGGEMVRSLPECRHLFHVGCIDAWLQMHVTCPLCRSDLSPRRRVTTAAPVPVGSQAESWSPQ